The sequence GCGCAGCTCCATCAGTTCTTTCTTGCGGCTCTCGATTTCACGCGCGAAATCGTCCGCCTTCAGGTTGCGCATCTCACTGGGCTTCATCGTAAACCTCGCGCTTGACCATCTTGGTCTGGATGGGCAACTTATGACCGGCCAGGCGGAAGGCTTCTTTCGCCTGCTCCTCGGTCACGCCGCTCACCTCGAACATCACGCGGCCGGGTTTGACCACACTCACCCAGTACTCCACGGCGCCCTTACCCTTACCCATTCGGGTTTCGGCGGGCTTCTTCGTCACGGGCTTGTCGGGGAAGATGCGGATGTAGATCTTGCCCCCACGGCGGAAGTGACGGCTCATGACGATACGGCAGGCCTCGATCTGGTTGCTCTTGATCCAGGCGGGCTCCAGGGCGATCAGGCCGAAGTCGCCGAACGCGACGTAGTCGCCGCCCTTGGCGTCACCGGTCATCCGGCCACGGTGCTGCTTACGGAACTTGGTGCGCTTGGGAAGAAGCATCACTCACCTCCGGGACGGCGCCGCGCGGCGGGGCGGCGGCGGTTGGGACGGTCACCGTCTTCGCGGCGGCGCTCGTCGTTGCGGCGCTGGGGACGCGCGAAGGTTTCAGTGCGGCCACCGATGACTTCACCGGTAAAGACCATCACCTTGATGCCTAAGCTTCCGTAGGTGGTCTCGGCGCGGGCGGTGCCGTAATCAATGTCGGCGCGCAGGGTGTGCAGGGGCACGCGGCCCTCGCGCACCATCTCGGTGCGGGCCTGCTCGGCGCCGCCCAGACGGCCGGCCAGGATGATCTTGACGCCACGGGCGCCCGACTCCATCACGCGCTGCGCGGCCTGCTTCATGGCGCGGCGGAACGCGAAGCGGCGCTCAATCTGCTCGGCAATGCGCAGGGCCACCAGGGGCGCGCTGATGTTGGGGTTGGGGATCTCCGCGACGTTCACAGCGACCGTGCCAGCCGACACCAGACGCTCGATGTCCTGACGCAGCTCCTTGATGCTCTCGCCGCCCTTACCGATCACGATACCGGGCTTGGCCGCGCTGATGATCACGTTAACCTGCTGGCCAGCGCGCTCAATTTCAATGCGGGCAATCCCAGCCGCGTTCAGCTTGCGCTGCACGAGTTTGCGGATCTTCTCGTCTTCTTTCAGCAGGCCGGCGTACTGCTTCTTGCCGGCGTACCAGCGGCTGTTCCAGCCACGCGTGATGCCCAGGCGGAAGCCGTTGGGGTTGATCTTGTTGCCCATTATTTGGCTCCCTTCTCGCCCACGATGATGGTGATGTGGCTGGTGCGCTTCTTGATGATGTTGGCGCTGCCGCGTGCCCGGGGAATCAGGCGCTTGAGGGTGGGGCCCGCATCCACGTAGGCGGCGGTGATCACCAGGCGGTCTTCAAGCATGGAGTCGTTGTGCAGCGCGTTATGCTTGGCGCTGTTGAGCACCTTGGCCACGGGCTCGCTGGCCGCGCGGGGGATGAAGCGCAGCAGGTCCTCGGCGTCACGCACGCTCTTGCCGCGAATGACGTCCACCACGAGGCGCACCTTGCGGGGGCTCATGCGCACGTACTTCGCCACGGCGTAGCCGGGCTTGCGCAGCTTGACTTCCTGCTTGCGCTGCTTCTTGTTGCGGAATTCAGGAGCGGTCATTTCTTCTTGCTCCCCTTGGCGTTCTTGTCGGCGCCGTGGCCACGGTAGCTGCGGGTGGGGCTGAATTCACCCAGCTTGTGGCCGATCATCTGCTCGTTGACGAACACCGGCACATGCTGCTTGCCGTTGTGCACGGCAATGGTGTGGCCGATCATCTCGGGCACGATGGTGCTGCGGCGGCTCCAGGTCTTGATAAGGCGCTTGTCTTTGCGCTCGTTCTGGGCGTCCACCTTCTTCAGGAGGTGATCATCCACGAACGGGCCTTTCTTGAGGCTGCGGGGCATGCTCTACCCTCCTTACTTCCCGCCGCGGCGGGTGATGATGAAACGGTCGCTGTTCTTGCGCTTGCGACGGGTCTTGAGACCCTTGGCCAGCTGGCCCCAGGGGCTCACAGGCTGGCGGCCGGCACCGGTGCGGCCTTCACCACCGCCGTGGGGGTGATCCAC is a genomic window of Deinococcus arcticus containing:
- the rpsC gene encoding 30S ribosomal protein S3, with protein sequence MGNKINPNGFRLGITRGWNSRWYAGKKQYAGLLKEDEKIRKLVQRKLNAAGIARIEIERAGQQVNVIISAAKPGIVIGKGGESIKELRQDIERLVSAGTVAVNVAEIPNPNISAPLVALRIAEQIERRFAFRRAMKQAAQRVMESGARGVKIILAGRLGGAEQARTEMVREGRVPLHTLRADIDYGTARAETTYGSLGIKVMVFTGEVIGGRTETFARPQRRNDERRREDGDRPNRRRPAARRRPGGE
- the rplP gene encoding 50S ribosomal protein L16; translated protein: MLLPKRTKFRKQHRGRMTGDAKGGDYVAFGDFGLIALEPAWIKSNQIEACRIVMSRHFRRGGKIYIRIFPDKPVTKKPAETRMGKGKGAVEYWVSVVKPGRVMFEVSGVTEEQAKEAFRLAGHKLPIQTKMVKREVYDEAQ
- the rpsS gene encoding 30S ribosomal protein S19, yielding MPRSLKKGPFVDDHLLKKVDAQNERKDKRLIKTWSRRSTIVPEMIGHTIAVHNGKQHVPVFVNEQMIGHKLGEFSPTRSYRGHGADKNAKGSKKK
- the rplV gene encoding 50S ribosomal protein L22, whose product is MTAPEFRNKKQRKQEVKLRKPGYAVAKYVRMSPRKVRLVVDVIRGKSVRDAEDLLRFIPRAASEPVAKVLNSAKHNALHNDSMLEDRLVITAAYVDAGPTLKRLIPRARGSANIIKKRTSHITIIVGEKGAK